In Gemmatimonadota bacterium, a single window of DNA contains:
- a CDS encoding SDR family oxidoreductase — protein MNPRKPRLDGKVAVVTGAGTQSDVAGTGQATAVLLAQEGAKVLLTDRSAENAGKTLAVIEEEGGTASVFAGDVTRSADCRAMTETAVERYGGLHILFNNVGLSYPGTVVDVQEEHWDEIMAVNLKAMMLASRFAIPAMMDAGGGSIINMASVDGFRSGWSYNVAYETSKGGVIALTINMAVQHGRDGIRVNCIAPGHLHGSFTAGLSDAHRELRRRSTPLGTEGTAWDVAHAAVFLAGDESRWITGITLPVDAGSSIALPLSVLPRDEGGILPDAESARF, from the coding sequence ATGAACCCTCGTAAACCCCGCCTGGACGGCAAGGTGGCCGTCGTGACAGGCGCGGGCACGCAAAGCGACGTGGCAGGTACCGGACAGGCGACCGCCGTGCTCCTGGCCCAGGAAGGCGCGAAGGTGCTGCTGACGGACCGAAGCGCGGAGAACGCCGGAAAGACGCTGGCCGTCATCGAGGAAGAAGGGGGTACGGCGTCGGTCTTCGCCGGGGACGTGACCCGGTCGGCAGACTGCCGGGCCATGACCGAAACCGCGGTGGAACGGTACGGCGGGCTGCACATCCTCTTCAACAACGTGGGGCTCAGCTATCCGGGTACGGTGGTGGACGTGCAAGAGGAGCATTGGGACGAAATCATGGCGGTGAACCTCAAGGCCATGATGCTCGCGAGCCGGTTCGCCATACCGGCGATGATGGATGCCGGGGGCGGATCCATCATCAACATGGCGTCCGTCGACGGATTCCGGAGCGGATGGTCGTACAACGTCGCCTACGAGACTTCCAAGGGCGGGGTCATCGCCCTGACGATCAACATGGCGGTACAGCACGGCAGGGACGGGATCCGTGTGAACTGCATCGCCCCGGGGCACCTGCACGGGTCCTTCACCGCCGGGCTGTCGGATGCGCACCGGGAACTCCGGCGGCGCTCCACGCCGCTGGGCACCGAGGGCACGGCCTGGGACGTAGCCCACGCGGCCGTCTTCCTGGCCGGCGACGAATCCCGCTGGATCACGGGGATCACGCTCCCGGTCGACGCGGGTTCCTCCATCGCCCTGCCCCTTTCGGTCCTGCCCCGGGACGAGGGCGGCATCCTCCCTGACGCGGAAAGTGCCCGTTTCTGA
- a CDS encoding thiamine pyrophosphate-binding protein: MTGYRYIAEMLRGYGIRAVFHVPYVLDGALVEMEKLGIRRIRCHSEKAAAYMADGYARVAHGPGIAMAQSVGAANLAAGLQDAWLACSPVIAVTGRWMPHYLYQQAYQEIDHRPLYDPVTKFNAYVDGVEQIPFLLRQAFREATTGAPRPVHLDFLGLSGDLAAGSKLDAEVTVEASFARYPAFRPEPEPGRVADAAQRIARSERPVLVAGGGVTASAAQAEVVRLAEKLSVPVATSLNAKGTILENHPLSAGVVGTYSRNCANEIVSEADLVIFVGSHTGGQVSHFWQIPRQGTPVIQIDVDPAQIGRNYPAEVAIQGDAKATLERLIEAAAPVPDRAAWTERVRVLVDRWRAEFDDLLRSGAVPIRPERLCQEITEFLPSDAILLSDTGHAGMWTGAMIEITNPGQTYLRCAGSLGWAFPAAMGAKCAAPDRPVICFTGDGGFWYHLGELETAARFGINTVTVINNNRSFNQCRDAFEDASGRRGQGSDDLWVFEDIDFSGVAKSMGCKGIRVEDPERIRPALEEALAADGPVVVDVVTDIDAMAPKAYVPE, translated from the coding sequence ATGACCGGCTACCGGTACATCGCGGAGATGCTGCGCGGCTACGGGATCCGGGCCGTCTTCCACGTTCCATACGTCCTGGACGGCGCCCTCGTGGAGATGGAGAAACTGGGTATCCGGCGGATCCGGTGCCATTCCGAAAAGGCCGCTGCGTACATGGCCGACGGATACGCGCGGGTCGCCCACGGCCCCGGCATCGCCATGGCGCAGTCCGTGGGCGCGGCCAATCTCGCCGCCGGGCTCCAGGACGCCTGGCTCGCGTGCTCGCCGGTCATCGCCGTCACGGGCCGCTGGATGCCCCACTATCTCTATCAGCAGGCCTACCAGGAGATCGACCACCGCCCCCTCTACGATCCGGTCACCAAGTTCAATGCCTACGTGGATGGCGTGGAACAGATCCCTTTCCTGCTGCGCCAGGCCTTCCGCGAAGCCACCACGGGCGCGCCCCGTCCGGTCCACCTGGACTTCCTGGGCCTGTCCGGCGATCTCGCGGCAGGTTCTAAACTCGACGCCGAGGTGACCGTGGAGGCGTCCTTCGCACGGTATCCGGCCTTTCGTCCCGAACCGGAGCCCGGTCGTGTCGCGGATGCGGCGCAACGCATTGCCCGGTCGGAGCGGCCGGTTTTGGTCGCGGGAGGCGGGGTTACTGCATCGGCCGCGCAGGCCGAGGTGGTCCGGTTGGCCGAGAAGCTCTCCGTCCCGGTGGCGACCTCTCTCAACGCCAAGGGCACGATACTCGAGAACCACCCGCTGTCCGCAGGCGTGGTGGGCACCTACTCCCGCAATTGCGCCAACGAGATCGTCTCGGAGGCGGATCTCGTGATCTTCGTGGGCAGCCATACGGGCGGGCAGGTCAGCCACTTCTGGCAGATTCCCCGGCAGGGAACGCCTGTCATACAGATCGACGTGGACCCTGCCCAGATCGGCCGCAACTATCCCGCCGAAGTCGCTATCCAGGGCGACGCGAAAGCGACACTGGAACGCCTCATCGAGGCCGCGGCCCCGGTCCCGGACCGGGCGGCCTGGACGGAGCGCGTGCGCGTGCTCGTCGACCGGTGGCGGGCTGAATTCGACGATCTGCTTCGATCGGGCGCCGTGCCCATCCGCCCCGAGCGGCTTTGCCAAGAAATCACCGAATTCCTCCCATCTGACGCCATCCTCCTGTCGGACACGGGCCACGCCGGCATGTGGACGGGCGCCATGATCGAGATCACGAACCCGGGTCAGACCTACCTCCGCTGTGCCGGGTCCCTGGGCTGGGCCTTCCCCGCGGCCATGGGCGCCAAGTGCGCGGCGCCGGACCGTCCCGTCATCTGCTTCACCGGCGACGGCGGATTCTGGTACCACCTCGGGGAACTCGAGACGGCCGCCAGGTTCGGGATCAACACCGTCACGGTGATCAACAACAACCGGTCCTTCAACCAGTGCCGGGATGCTTTCGAAGATGCGAGCGGCCGGCGGGGCCAGGGGTCGGACGACCTGTGGGTCTTCGAGGACATCGATTTCTCCGGAGTGGCCAAGTCCATGGGATGCAAGGGGATACGCGTGGAAGACCCGGAGCGGATCCGGCCGGCGCTCGAAGAAGCGCTTGCCGCGGATGGACCGGTTGTCGTCGACGTGGTCACCGATATCGACGCCATGGCGCCGAAAGCCTACGTACCGGAATAG